The Amycolatopsis coloradensis sequence CGAGGGGACGTCGAACCACTGGTGGCCTTGGCGGTGCGGCTGCGGGAGGCGGGCGCCGAGGTGCGGATGTGCGCGCCACCGGACTCCTCCGAGCGGCTGGCCGAGGTCGGTGTCCCGCTGGTGCCGGTCGGACAGTCGACCAGGACCGCGATCAAGGGGACCAAGCCGCCGTCTCCCGAGGACGGGCCGCGGCTTTCGGCCGAGGCGATGGCCGTCCAGTTCGCCGAGGTCCCGGCGGCCGCCGAGGGCTGTGACGTCGTGGTGACGACCGGGATGCTGGCCACCGCGGTCGCCGTCCGGTCGGTGGCGGAGAAGCTGGGCATCCCGTACTTCTACGGCTTCTACTGCCCGCGCTTCATCCCGTCGCCGCATTACGCGCCGCCACCTCCGCTCGGCGAACCTCCCGCGCCGGAAGGGGCCGACAACCGGGCGCTGTGGGAGCGCAACAGCCGGAGCGCGCTCAAACGCTTCGGCGAGCCGCTGAACAGCCAGCGGGTCGCGATCGGTCTGCCGCCGGTCGAGGACGTCTTCGGCTACGGCTTCACCGATCACCCCCTGTTGGCGGCCGACGCGTCCCTCGCCCCGCTCCAGCCGACGGATCTCGACGTCGTCCAGACCGGCGCTTGGACACTGCCCGACGAGCGGCCGCTTTCCCCGGAGCTGGAGGCGTTCCTCGCCGCCGGTCCGCCGCCGGTGTACGTCGGTTTCGGCAGCATGCGCGCCCCCGACGAGGCCGCCAAGGTCGCCATCGAGGCGGTGCGGGCCCACAGCCGCCGGGTGATCATTTCCCGTGGCTGGGCCGACCTCGCGCTGATCGACGACCGGAGCGACTGCTTCGCCGCGGGAGAGGGCAACCAGCAGCTCCTGTTCGGCCGGGTGGCCGCCGCCGTCCATCACGGCGGCGCGGGCACGACGACCACGGCCACCCGGGCGGGTGTCCCGCAGGTCGTGGTCCCGCAGATCGCGGACCAGCCGTACTTCGCCGGCCGGGTGGCCGAATTGGGCATCGGCGTGGCGCACGACGGCCCGACCCCGACCTTTGAATCCCTTTCGGCCGCGCTCGAGACGGCACTCGCCCCCGAAACCCGGGAACGGGCGACGGCCGTGGCGGGCACGGTCCGCACCGACGGGGCCGCCGTGGCCGCGAAATTCCTCCTCGACGCGGTCGACCGCGTTTCCGTCTGAACCCCTGGGAGACGAAATGCGTGTGTTGTTGTCGACGACCGGACTCCGTGGAGACGTCGAACCGGTGGTCGCGCTGGCGG is a genomic window containing:
- a CDS encoding glycosyltransferase is translated as MKRVLLATSGSRGDVEPLVALAVRLREAGAEVRMCAPPDSSERLAEVGVPLVPVGQSTRTAIKGTKPPSPEDGPRLSAEAMAVQFAEVPAAAEGCDVVVTTGMLATAVAVRSVAEKLGIPYFYGFYCPRFIPSPHYAPPPPLGEPPAPEGADNRALWERNSRSALKRFGEPLNSQRVAIGLPPVEDVFGYGFTDHPLLAADASLAPLQPTDLDVVQTGAWTLPDERPLSPELEAFLAAGPPPVYVGFGSMRAPDEAAKVAIEAVRAHSRRVIISRGWADLALIDDRSDCFAAGEGNQQLLFGRVAAAVHHGGAGTTTTATRAGVPQVVVPQIADQPYFAGRVAELGIGVAHDGPTPTFESLSAALETALAPETRERATAVAGTVRTDGAAVAAKFLLDAVDRVSV